The following coding sequences are from one Biomphalaria glabrata chromosome 8, xgBioGlab47.1, whole genome shotgun sequence window:
- the LOC129927841 gene encoding uncharacterized protein LOC129927841 produces MGIESTERGLESTEMDTESTERGLESTERGLESTERGLESTEMDTESTERGIESTERGLESTERGLESTERGLETTERGLESTEMDTESTERGLESTERGLESTERGLESTEMDTESTERGLESTEMDTESTERGPESTEMDTESTERGLESTEMDTESTERGLESTEMDTESTERGLESTEMDTESTERGIESTERA; encoded by the coding sequence ATGGGCATAGAGAGTACAGAGAGGGGCCTAGAGAGTACAGAGATGGACACAGAGAGTACAGAGAGGGGCCTAGAGAGTACAGAGAGGGGCTTAGAGAGTACAGAGAGGGGCCTAGAGAGTACAGAGATGGACACAGAGAGTACAGAGAGGGGCATAGAGAGTACAGAGAGGGGCCTAGAGAGTACAGAGAGGGGCCTAGAGAGTACAGAGAGGGGCCTAGAGACTACAGAGAGGGGCCTAGAGAGTACAGAGATGGACACAGAGAGTACAGAGAGGGGCCTAGAGAGTACAGAGAGGGGCTTAGAGAGTACAGAGAGGGGCCTAGAGAGTACAGAGATGGACACAGAGAGTACAGAGAGGGGCCTAGAGAGTACAGAGATGGACACAGAGAGTACAGAGAGGGGCCCAGAGAGTACAGAGATGGACACAGAGAGTACAGAGAGGGGCCTAGAGAGTACAGAGATGGACACAGAGAGTACAGAGAGGGGCCTAGAGAGTACAGAGATGGACACAGAGAGTACAGAGAGGGGCCTAGAGAGTACAGAGATGGACACAGAGAGTACAGAGAGGGGCATAGAGAGTACAGAGAGGGCCTAG
- the LOC129927842 gene encoding dentin matrix acidic phosphoprotein 1-like, which yields MDTESTERGLESTERGLESTEMGIESTERGLESTERGIESTEMDTESTERGLESTERGLESKERGLESTERGLESTERGLESTERGLESTEMDTESTERGLESTEMDTESTERGLESTEMDTESTERGLESTEMDTESTERGLESTERGLESTERGLESTEMDTESTERGLESTERGLESTERGLESTERGLESTERGLESTEMDTESTERGLESTEMDTESTERGLESSEMDTESTERGLESTEMDTESTERGLESTEMDTESTERVLESTEMDTESTERGLESTEMDTESTERGIESAEEDYKLDNGDTTAYNYKSVLK from the coding sequence ATGGACACAGAGAGTACAGAGAGGGGCCTAGAGAGTACAGAGAGGGGCCTAGAGAGTACAGAGATGGGCATAGAGAGTACAGAGAGGGGCCTAGAGAGTACAGAGAGGGGCATAGAGAGTACAGAGATGGACACAGAGAGTACAGAGAGGGGCCTAGAGAGTACAGAGAGGGGCCTAGAGAGTAAAGAGAGGGGCCTAGAGAGTACAGAGAGGGGCCTAGAGAGTACAGAGAGGGGCCTAGAGAGTACAGAGAGGGGCCTAGAGAGTACAGAGATGGACACAGAGAGTACAGAGAGGGGCCTAGAGAGTACAGAGATGGACACAGAGAGTACAGAGAGGGGCCTAGAGAGTACAGAGATGGACACAGAGAGTACAGAGAGGGGCCTAGAGAGTACAGAGATGGACACAGAGAGTACAGAGAGGGGCCTAGAGAGTACAGAGAGGGGCCTAGAGAGTACAGAGAGGGGCCTAGAGAGTACAGAGATGGACACAGAGAGTACAGAGAGGGGCCTAGAGAGTACAGAGAGGGGCCTAGAGAGTACAGAGAGGGGCCTAGAGAGTACAGAGAGGGGCCTAGAGAGTACAGAGAGGGGCCTAGAGAGTACAGAGATGGACACAGAGAGTACAGAGAGGGGCCTAGAGAGTACAGAGATGGACACAGAGAGTACAGAGAGGGGCCTAGAGAGTTCAGAGATGGACACAGAGAGTACAGAGAGGGGCCTAGAGAGTACAGAGATGGACACAGAGAGTACAGAGAGGGGCCTAGAGAGTACAGAGATGGACACAGAGAGTACAGAGAGGGTCCTAGAGAGTACAGAGATGGACACAGAGAGTACAGAGAGGGGCCTAGAGAGTACAGAGATGGACACAGAGAGTACAGAGAGGGGCATAGAGAGTGCAGAGGAAGACTATAAATTAGATAATGGTGACACGACGGCTTACAACTATAAAAGCGTTCTGAAATAA
- the LOC106058860 gene encoding protocadherin-1-like: MANPISSLSIFLLLASLCTVFTQAKKPTHKASSSAKSLEIKFGFLPNPSLNRSNLIVISEEMPMNSLLGIVTVEEGSKGNIHCEDDSDYIKLDRLGPKGFKVDLARHLDRELVEEFVVTVTCRDVDSVPPVSGTQSFSVLVLDENDNAPVFSETIYIANITENIAIGELVLTVKATDADSDLSGSFNFSLFGLENYGNKPFVIDPETGRITTQLGVDREANANFTFTVMATDKGKPANTGTAVVVVFIEDVNDNAPVVLNRELRTRENQAANTLVGKIIAADIDEGKNAELVFSKIEDDDFSSTAPFEVNPNGNVLSVVPLDREQRAEYSMKVMVKDRGTPRLSSTATIVIIVDDDNDNAPEITSDCMGGVDSFLQNEGYLQDNDTSASDQGLISVDWYTPDNTSIYQVTATDRDSGDNSRLVFDIEASAKEEPSAEGLFAIDRSLGVITLRRKLLPNDGLVHLVNVSVSDSGNPSRSSYCLLNVTFDIELSLLETAASQSTEMMQLENGQTSHVFRTLPLRHHELAIVLLAALSLLATYLLK; this comes from the coding sequence ATGGCCAATCCTATCAGCTCACTGAGCATTTTCTTATTGCTCGCCTCCCTTTGCACTGTCTTTACACAAGCTAAGAAACCAACACACAAAGCTTCTAGCTCAGCGAAATCTTTAGAGATCAAATTTGGCTTTCTACCTAACCCAAGCCTCAATCGATCGAACCTCATTGTGATATCAGAAGAAATGCCCATGAATTCGCTTCTTGGGATTGTGACTGTGGAAGAGGGTAGCAAGGGAAACATCCACTGCGAAGATGATAGCGATTACATCAAGCTCGACAGATTGGGACCCAAGGGATTTAAAGTCGATCTCGCTCGACACCTGGACAGGGAGCTGGTCGAGGAGTTCGTCGTGACTGTGACATGTCGAGACGTCGACTCGGTGCCGCCAGTTAGTGGCACGCAAAGCTTCAGCGTCCTTGTCCTTGACGAGAACGACAACGCGCCGGTCTTCTCAGAGACCATCTACATCGCCAACATTACCGAGAACATAGCTATCGGAGAGCTCGTCTTGACCGTCAAGGCCACCGACGCGGACTCGGACTTGAGCGGCAGTTTTAACTTTTCCCTCTTCGGCTTGGAGAACTATGGCAACAAGCCATTCGTCATCGACCCGGAAACAGGCAGGATCACGACGCAGCTGGGCGTCGACAGGGAGGCCAACGCTAATTTCACGTTCACCGTGATGGCCACAGACAAAGGTAAGCCGGCGAACACGGGCACGGCTGTGGTGGTCGTGTTTATTGAGGATGTGAATGACAACGCTCCGGTGGTATTGAACCGAGAGCTCAGAACACGTGAGAACCAAGCCGCCAACACCCTTGTGGGTAAAATAATCGCAGCAGACATAGATGAGGGTAAAAACGCAGAGCTTGTGTTCTCCAAAATCGAAGATGACGATTTTTCATCTACTGCTCCTTTTGAAGTCAACCCGAACGGGAATGTCCTGTCCGTGGTTCCGTTAGACAGAGAACAAAGAGCTGAGTACTCGATGAAGGTCATGGTCAAGGACAGGGGAACGCCACGCTTATCCAGCACTGCCACCATCGTCATCATCGTCGACGATGACAATGACAATGCTCCGGAAATCACCAGCGATTGCATGGGGGGCGTTGATTCATTTCTCCAGAACGAAGGCTACTTGCAGGACAACGACACGTCAGCCTCTGACCAGGGTCTCATCTCGGTCGACTGGTACACACCAGACAACACCTCGATTTATCAGGTCACAGCTACCGACAGAGACAGCGGCGATAATTCTCGACTCGTTTTTGACATTGAAGCATCTGCCAAAGAAGAGCCTTCCGCGGAAGGTCTGTTCGCCATCGACAGGTCACTGGGTGTTATCACCTTGAGGCGCAAACTCTTGCCTAACGACGGTCTTGTGCACCTTGTCAATGTCAGCGTGTCAGACAGCGGGAACCCGAGCCGTTCCTCCTACTGTCTCTTAAACGTCACATTCGACATTGAACTTTCCCTTCTCGAGACAGCGGCCTCACAATCAACGGAAATGATGCAATTAGAAAATGGTCAAACATCGCACGTTTTTAGAACACTTCCCCTCAGACATCACGAGTTGGCAATCGTTTTGCTGGCTGCGTTGTCTTTATTAGCAACATATCTCTTGAAATAG